The window GGCCACTGGCTGGGTGCCGCGCGACGCCGTGGCTCAGGGTGGGCCGGCGGCGCTCATCGCCATCCGGGCCGGCCGGCTGGTCGACGTGGACAAGGGCGAAGTCCGGCGCGATCAGGTCATCCTGGTCCGCGGCGACCGGATCGAGGCCGTTCAATCGGGCTCGGCCAAACTCCCCGCGGGCGCGCGCGTCATCGACCTCTCCCGCTCCACCGTGCTCCCCGGGCTCATCGATTGCCATACCCACCTGGTGGACGACATCGAGTCCGCCGACGTGCTGCTGCCGCTGGAGCGCTCCGAGGCGCAGCAGGTCTTCAGCGGCGTCCGCCACGCGAAGGCCACGCTCCTGGCCGGCTTCACTACCGTCCGCGACGTGGGCACCTACCGGGCCCTGGTGGATGCGGCCCTGCGGGATGCGATCAACGACGGGACCGTACCCGGACCGAGGATGAAAGTGGCCGGTGCCTACATCACGGTCTCGACCGGGGGCGGTGAGGTGGCGGGCGCCGCGCCCGACGTGAATCTGCCGGCGTCGTTTCGCTTCGGCGTGGCCAACTCGGCCGACGAGGTGCGCGAGCGGGTCCGGGTACTGCTCAATAGCGGCGCCGACTTCATCAAGATCATCGCCACGGGTGCGGTGCTCACCCGCGGCACTCAGCCGGGCGTGTCCGAGTACACCGAGGAGCAGATCCGCGCCGCGGTGGAGCAGGCCGCGGAGTACGGGACCTTCGTGGCGGCGCACGCCCATGGCGCGGAGGGGATCAAGCGGGCGGTGCGGGCCGGCGTGCGCTCGATCGAGCACGGCTCCCTGATCGACGACGAGGGAATCGCGCTCATGAAAGCGCACGGCACCTGGCTGGTGGCCGACATCTACAACGGGGACTACATCGACAGCGTGGGCCGGGAGCAGCACTGGCCGGCCGACATCCTGCGGAAGAACCTGGAGACCACCGAGACCCAGCGCGCCGGGTTCCGGAAGGCGGTGGCGGCGGGAGTCCGGATCGCCTACGGCACCGACAGCGGAGTGTATCCGCACGGGATGAACGCGATGCAGTTGCCCTACATGGTCCGCTACGGCATGACCCCGATGCAGGCCGTCCAGTCCGCCACCATCTCGGCGGCCGAGCTGATGCAGTGGAAGGACAGCGTCGGCTCCATCGCGCCGGGCAAGTACGCCGACATCATCGCGGTGGAGGGAGACGCGCTGGCCGATCTCAGCCGCGTCATGCGGGTCGGCTTCGTCATGAAGGGCGGGACGGTCTACCTGCCGGAGAACTCGTCATCACGGAGGCAGTGAGTGCGATGCAGTGCATGATGTGTGTTGTGGGCCTTGTCCCCGCTCTTGTCGTCGCGGCCGCGGCCCCCGTATCGGCGCAACGGACGGTGACGGTGGAAGACCTGGACCGGTTGCGGGACGTGAGCGATCCGCAGCTTTCGCCGGAGGGCGGCTGGGTGGCGTACACCGTCTCGGTGGCCGACACGGCCAAGGACCGGAACGACAGCGACGTGTGGATGATCAGTTGGGACGGTGCCCGCACGGTCCAGCTCAGCCGCAGCCCGGCCGACGAGCACGCGCCCCGCTGGAGCCCGGACGGCCGCTACCTCGCCTTCCTGTCCGACCGGGATGATCCCCATGAGTCCGACCAGCTCTGGCTCTTGAACCGGAGCGGCGG of the Gemmatimonadales bacterium genome contains:
- a CDS encoding amidohydrolase family protein; the encoded protein is MLKLGAGLAALTLATGWVPRDAVAQGGPAALIAIRAGRLVDVDKGEVRRDQVILVRGDRIEAVQSGSAKLPAGARVIDLSRSTVLPGLIDCHTHLVDDIESADVLLPLERSEAQQVFSGVRHAKATLLAGFTTVRDVGTYRALVDAALRDAINDGTVPGPRMKVAGAYITVSTGGGEVAGAAPDVNLPASFRFGVANSADEVRERVRVLLNSGADFIKIIATGAVLTRGTQPGVSEYTEEQIRAAVEQAAEYGTFVAAHAHGAEGIKRAVRAGVRSIEHGSLIDDEGIALMKAHGTWLVADIYNGDYIDSVGREQHWPADILRKNLETTETQRAGFRKAVAAGVRIAYGTDSGVYPHGMNAMQLPYMVRYGMTPMQAVQSATISAAELMQWKDSVGSIAPGKYADIIAVEGDALADLSRVMRVGFVMKGGTVYLPENSSSRRQ